Proteins co-encoded in one Bacillota bacterium genomic window:
- a CDS encoding 4Fe-4S dicluster domain-containing protein, giving the protein MADSATAAAAVTATQGRVNLNGRLVPIRGERNVLELARNNGIEIPSFCYHSELSVYGACRMCLVEVDGMGLQASCSIEPREGMVIRTNTEQAQKIRKMILELILAEHDRECTTCGKNWQCKLQRLADQVGVSTIRYGGKPADGSPAARAQFAMDTSSPSIVRDPKKCILCGDCVRMCREVQGVGVLEFAHRGPKTAVVPAFGKNLADVECINCGQCVAVCPTGALTAKPEIDRVWGAIHDPSKTVVVQIAPAVRVALGEEFGLPAGEAATGKIASALRMIGVDKVFDTVFTADMTALEETLEFLERKSGGGRLPIFTSCCPGWVKYCEQFHPELLDNLSTCRSPQQMFGALVKKFYAKKLGKSPKEVFVVSIMPCTAKKFEAQRPEFTTEDSRDVDAVLTTVEAAAMFKQAGILFDAIEPSALDAPFGMVSGAGVIFGASGGVMEAVVRTAYALTTGGDLGDIEYEPVRGLDGIKKAGVQLGSQKIRMAVVSGLSNAERLIEAIEDGSESYDAVEVMACPGGCVGGGGQPVSSGAQPLAVAGGRKAQRISGLYSIDRELQIKNPKENPFLDKVYAEWLGKPGGEVAHHALHTHYVHRKRIKEERIAGILRSTEPDAVDVSVCVGTGCFLKGSYDVLDRFLGAAKKNGVEKKVNLQATFCLERCGEGVSVKVNDEIITGVNKANAESVFADNVLSRLK; this is encoded by the coding sequence ATGGCAGATAGCGCAACCGCGGCCGCGGCTGTGACCGCGACTCAGGGCCGCGTGAACCTGAACGGCCGGCTGGTACCCATCAGGGGCGAGAGAAATGTGCTCGAGCTGGCCAGGAACAATGGAATTGAGATCCCGTCGTTCTGCTACCACTCGGAGCTCAGCGTTTACGGGGCGTGCAGGATGTGTCTCGTGGAGGTAGACGGAATGGGCCTCCAGGCGTCGTGCTCCATCGAGCCGCGCGAGGGCATGGTCATCAGGACGAACACGGAGCAGGCGCAGAAGATACGCAAGATGATCCTGGAGCTCATCCTGGCGGAACACGACAGGGAGTGCACGACCTGCGGTAAGAACTGGCAGTGCAAGCTGCAGCGGCTGGCCGACCAGGTGGGCGTCTCGACGATAAGGTACGGCGGGAAGCCGGCGGATGGCAGCCCCGCGGCCAGGGCTCAGTTCGCGATGGACACGAGCAGCCCGTCCATCGTCAGGGACCCGAAGAAGTGCATCCTGTGCGGTGACTGCGTGAGGATGTGCCGCGAGGTCCAGGGCGTCGGCGTGCTCGAGTTCGCGCACCGCGGCCCGAAGACTGCCGTCGTACCGGCGTTCGGGAAGAATCTGGCGGACGTCGAGTGCATCAACTGTGGCCAGTGCGTGGCCGTGTGCCCCACGGGCGCGCTCACGGCGAAGCCCGAGATAGACAGGGTGTGGGGCGCCATACACGACCCGTCGAAGACGGTGGTCGTGCAGATAGCCCCCGCTGTCCGAGTGGCGCTCGGCGAGGAGTTCGGCCTGCCGGCGGGCGAGGCGGCCACCGGCAAGATAGCCAGCGCGCTCAGGATGATAGGCGTGGACAAGGTGTTCGACACAGTGTTCACCGCCGACATGACGGCACTTGAGGAGACGCTCGAGTTCCTCGAGAGGAAGAGCGGCGGCGGCAGACTCCCGATATTCACGTCGTGCTGCCCGGGCTGGGTGAAGTACTGCGAGCAGTTCCACCCCGAACTCCTGGACAACCTGTCGACGTGCAGGTCGCCGCAGCAGATGTTCGGTGCGCTGGTGAAGAAGTTCTACGCGAAGAAGCTCGGCAAGAGCCCGAAGGAGGTGTTCGTGGTCTCTATCATGCCCTGCACCGCCAAGAAGTTCGAGGCGCAGCGGCCAGAATTCACTACGGAGGATTCGCGCGATGTCGACGCCGTGCTGACAACGGTGGAGGCGGCGGCAATGTTCAAGCAGGCCGGTATACTGTTTGACGCGATCGAACCTTCGGCGCTCGACGCCCCGTTCGGCATGGTGAGCGGCGCAGGCGTGATTTTCGGCGCGAGCGGCGGCGTGATGGAGGCTGTTGTGAGGACGGCGTACGCCCTCACGACCGGCGGGGATCTCGGTGACATCGAGTACGAGCCGGTTCGCGGGCTGGACGGCATCAAGAAGGCCGGGGTCCAGCTAGGCTCCCAGAAGATCCGGATGGCCGTGGTGTCAGGCCTCTCGAATGCTGAGCGGCTGATCGAGGCGATCGAGGACGGTAGCGAATCGTACGACGCCGTGGAGGTCATGGCCTGCCCCGGCGGGTGCGTCGGCGGCGGGGGACAACCGGTGTCGAGCGGCGCGCAGCCGCTGGCGGTAGCGGGCGGGCGTAAGGCGCAGAGGATCTCCGGTTTGTACTCGATAGACCGCGAACTCCAGATAAAGAATCCAAAGGAGAACCCCTTCCTGGACAAGGTATACGCCGAGTGGCTCGGGAAGCCCGGCGGGGAGGTGGCGCATCACGCGCTGCACACCCACTACGTACACCGCAAGAGGATCAAGGAAGAGCGCATCGCGGGAATACTGCGGTCGACCGAGCCGGATGCGGTGGACGTCTCGGTGTGTGTCGGGACAGGCTGCTTCCTGAAGGGGTCCTACGACGTGCTCGACAGGTTCCTCGGCGCGGCGAAGAAGAACGGCGTGGAGAAGAAGGTCAACCTCCAGGCGACGTTCTGCCTGGAGCGCTGTGGTGAGGGTGTTAGCGTGAAAGTGAACGACGAAATCATTACAGGTGTCAACAAAGCGAACGCCGAATCCGTGTTCGCCGATAATGTGCTGTCGCGGTTGAAGTGA
- a CDS encoding PAS domain-containing protein, with translation MPVISTIEARCKDCYRCLRSCPVKAIRFVGGSSKSELRAKVMGERCVLCGTCLLVCPQKAKKVRPDVDKVKDLIRNGREVIASLAPSFAGAFVSERHGRVVSALRKLGFSRVEETAYAAGPVAEEHACTAGDVPPPSITSSCPVIVNLIEMYYPGVMPHLAPVVSPMVGHARYLKAAHPGSAVVFVGPCVAKKEEAEPSGEVDAALTFAELADWLRQEHVDVSSLDESSFDGPAPDVSRLFPLDGGLLKTAALPTDMLSEEYRVVTGLDNCMQFLQEVRSGGDSVKRMKMVEMLACAGGCISGPGLVTCEGVEPDSNSRRRAVLQYYHARSGAGAVAGENSESDVRPEIDLRRGYSDRRPDTLAPDEVTIRGILAQTGKMGPDDELNCGACGYGSCREKAVAVFHGFADIQMCMPYMRERAESMSNVIISTTPNGIIVVNPRLDVVEVNRAAEAMFGCSAQKVVGKPLSTIIDPSNFEKALETKRLLRVRVGYPEYSLNTDQSIFYVDKENVVIGIFVDRTEEAKRRSEEQKTRQSVVSRAQEVIDKQMKVAQEIAGLLGETTAETKVLLTRLIELMQKE, from the coding sequence GTGCCCGTAATCAGCACCATTGAAGCGCGGTGCAAGGACTGCTACAGGTGTCTCAGGTCCTGCCCCGTGAAGGCGATACGGTTCGTGGGGGGCTCGTCCAAGTCCGAGCTCAGGGCCAAGGTCATGGGCGAGCGATGTGTGCTGTGCGGGACGTGCCTCCTCGTCTGCCCCCAGAAAGCGAAGAAGGTCCGCCCCGACGTCGACAAGGTCAAGGATCTGATCCGCAACGGCCGCGAGGTCATCGCGAGCCTGGCGCCGTCGTTCGCCGGCGCGTTCGTGAGCGAACGCCACGGGCGCGTGGTGTCAGCCCTGAGGAAGCTCGGCTTCAGCAGGGTGGAGGAGACCGCGTACGCGGCGGGTCCCGTGGCGGAGGAGCACGCTTGTACTGCGGGGGATGTCCCCCCGCCGTCGATAACCAGCTCCTGCCCTGTCATAGTCAACCTCATCGAGATGTATTACCCCGGAGTGATGCCGCACCTTGCGCCGGTGGTTTCGCCTATGGTCGGCCACGCGCGCTACCTGAAAGCGGCGCACCCCGGTTCCGCTGTCGTCTTCGTGGGACCCTGCGTCGCAAAGAAGGAAGAGGCCGAGCCCAGTGGCGAGGTCGACGCAGCCCTCACTTTCGCCGAACTCGCCGACTGGCTGCGGCAGGAGCACGTCGACGTATCGTCGCTCGATGAATCGTCGTTCGACGGCCCTGCGCCGGACGTATCACGGCTGTTCCCGCTGGACGGCGGGCTCTTGAAAACGGCTGCCCTGCCCACCGACATGCTGTCGGAGGAATACCGCGTAGTAACCGGGCTCGACAACTGCATGCAGTTCCTGCAGGAGGTCAGGTCCGGCGGCGACTCCGTGAAGCGGATGAAGATGGTCGAGATGCTTGCCTGCGCGGGCGGGTGCATCTCAGGCCCTGGACTCGTTACATGCGAAGGCGTGGAGCCGGACTCGAACTCGAGACGCCGCGCGGTACTGCAGTATTACCACGCCCGCTCGGGCGCCGGAGCCGTGGCCGGTGAAAACAGCGAAAGCGATGTTCGGCCCGAGATCGACCTCCGGCGGGGCTACTCCGACCGGAGACCCGATACGCTGGCCCCGGACGAAGTCACGATCCGCGGCATCCTCGCCCAGACAGGGAAGATGGGCCCGGACGACGAGCTGAATTGCGGCGCGTGCGGGTACGGTTCCTGCCGCGAGAAAGCGGTCGCGGTGTTCCACGGCTTCGCGGACATCCAGATGTGCATGCCGTACATGCGCGAGCGCGCCGAATCCATGTCCAATGTTATCATATCGACCACCCCGAACGGGATCATCGTCGTCAACCCGAGGCTTGACGTTGTCGAGGTCAACCGTGCGGCTGAGGCGATGTTCGGTTGCAGCGCTCAAAAGGTTGTCGGCAAACCCCTGTCGACTATCATCGACCCGTCCAACTTTGAGAAGGCGCTCGAGACAAAGAGGCTGCTCAGGGTGAGAGTAGGGTACCCTGAGTACTCGCTGAACACCGACCAGTCGATCTTCTACGTGGACAAGGAAAACGTGGTCATCGGCATATTCGTGGACAGGACCGAAGAGGCAAAGCGGCGCAGCGAGGAACAGAAGACGCGGCAGTCTGTCGTGAGCCGAGCGCAGGAGGTCATCGACAAGCAGATGAAGGTCGCCCAGGAGATCGCGGGCCTGCTTGGCGAGACCACCGCCGAGACTAAGGTCCTGCTCACCAGGTTGATTGAATTGATGCAGAAGGAATGA
- a CDS encoding SpoIIE family protein phosphatase, whose product MPARPEGLFIEIGKSQLNKAGEELCGDSIDISHTADSTIVIVSDGLGSGVKANILSSLTTRIASTMLKSGCKIDEVIGTLASTLPVCKVRHLAYSTFSILQIFKDGRAYLAEYDNPAVFAGGKNGSPPLSFNERKVGERSIRETYFTVDDGDWLCLVSDGVLHAGIGGIWNLGWGWDRVGAYVQQLATKDLPAEEFAAEITALCKKLYGGKPGDDASAVVVRIRAPRTVTVLVGPPREPADDPKVVAKLARAPGKKVVCGGTTGNMVARVLGKKIEVDLGCADGEVPPIGVIEGIDLVTEGMLTLVRVLNNLKEGVPLSRMFFNTDGASILTVTLLQSDRVHFIVGRAINPAHQSPGVPPLLALKPQIIDDIVRHLRRLGKRVTVEYH is encoded by the coding sequence ATGCCAGCGCGGCCGGAAGGGCTGTTCATCGAGATCGGGAAGTCCCAACTGAATAAGGCTGGCGAGGAGCTCTGCGGGGACTCGATCGACATCAGCCACACCGCCGACTCGACCATCGTCATCGTGTCGGACGGCCTCGGGAGCGGCGTCAAAGCCAACATCCTGTCCTCTCTGACGACGAGGATAGCCTCGACGATGCTCAAGAGCGGTTGCAAGATCGACGAGGTCATCGGGACGCTGGCATCGACGCTTCCGGTCTGTAAGGTGAGGCACCTCGCATACAGCACGTTCAGCATCTTGCAGATATTCAAGGATGGAAGGGCATACCTGGCCGAATACGACAATCCCGCCGTGTTTGCCGGTGGCAAGAACGGCTCCCCGCCGCTGTCGTTCAATGAGAGGAAAGTCGGGGAGAGGAGCATCAGGGAAACGTATTTCACGGTGGACGACGGCGACTGGCTGTGCCTTGTGAGTGACGGCGTGCTGCACGCCGGCATCGGCGGGATCTGGAATCTGGGCTGGGGCTGGGACAGGGTAGGCGCCTACGTGCAGCAGCTCGCCACCAAGGACCTTCCCGCGGAGGAGTTCGCCGCGGAAATCACCGCACTGTGCAAGAAGCTCTACGGCGGCAAGCCCGGTGACGACGCTTCCGCCGTGGTGGTCAGAATCCGCGCGCCACGAACGGTGACCGTGCTTGTCGGGCCACCGAGGGAGCCGGCCGACGACCCGAAGGTGGTAGCGAAGCTCGCGCGGGCGCCGGGGAAGAAGGTCGTCTGCGGCGGCACCACGGGGAACATGGTCGCACGCGTCCTCGGAAAGAAGATCGAGGTGGACCTGGGCTGCGCCGATGGCGAAGTCCCGCCGATCGGCGTCATCGAGGGCATCGACCTGGTCACCGAGGGGATGCTTACCCTCGTCAGGGTACTCAACAATCTGAAGGAAGGCGTGCCCCTGTCGAGGATGTTCTTCAACACTGACGGCGCCAGCATCTTGACGGTGACTCTTCTCCAATCGGACAGGGTTCATTTCATAGTCGGGAGGGCGATAAACCCCGCGCACCAGAGTCCCGGGGTTCCGCCGCTCCTGGCGCTGAAGCCGCAGATCATCGACGATATCGTGAGGCATCTCAGGCGGCTCGGCAAGCGGGTGACAGTGGAGTACCATTAG
- a CDS encoding (2Fe-2S) ferredoxin domain-containing protein, with the protein MVTIEICMGSSCFLRGSGEIVEILKKLLASRGLEHRVVLKGSFCMERCTNGVTLKIGDKVFTQVHKEDVEGLFQGEVLPALELGS; encoded by the coding sequence TTGGTGACAATCGAGATCTGCATGGGTAGCTCGTGTTTCCTCAGGGGCTCGGGAGAGATCGTGGAGATCTTGAAGAAGCTCCTCGCTTCGCGCGGCCTGGAGCACAGGGTCGTGCTCAAGGGGAGCTTCTGCATGGAACGCTGCACCAACGGCGTTACGTTGAAGATCGGGGACAAGGTATTCACGCAGGTACACAAGGAAGATGTCGAGGGGTTGTTCCAGGGCGAGGTCCTGCCTGCCCTGGAACTCGGCTCGTGA